The following coding sequences lie in one Flavobacteriales bacterium genomic window:
- a CDS encoding TonB-dependent receptor plug domain-containing protein, protein MVKKLFTILLLLFSQFIFGNTDNIDTLTVSEFELVDYKIPKQYKKTTFDSISIQESTNLSDLIQQHSSVFIKDYGPSSLSSISFRGTGASHTQVQWNGILLNSPMLGQVDFSLYPTIFFSGAELHHGAAAMMDRNGALGGSVLLKNDKNFDGKDAVLLKQSIGSFNTYRTEASVSFHQKKWLLETQLFYANAKNDFEFKNITKKNNPVEHQKNAELLQYGIQQGIYKQTKNGSFGGRIWLFDSNRNLAPAITKDSVSENQKDLSIRAILEYKKTRNNWNHQISSGLIKDRLIYEDISAKIYSESNTYLFDNLINTQYYLNNKITFLNSINLRYETAESAGYTALKNRLQSSWMIGATYSLKRLQLNAFNRFIIQANEFNPIAPNIGGKFQLFAKEQFFIKANAGINYRYPTLNDLYWNLGGNTDLKPEEAQMVEAGFTYTKPINNTELSLDAIVFYNDVNNWIIWQPTTANFWSPSNLKEVVNKGVEATFSSTTTLKNFSLKQSINYAYTASTNIKSNNESDLSVNKQLIYVPFHKFNYTLSAKYKNTSIYYNYSYTGMRFITPDNNWYLPENFLHNVSISQAFKLKKFTLTSSFKANNLLNQDYQSIAYRAMPGRNYLFSLAVSF, encoded by the coding sequence GTGGTTAAGAAATTATTCACCATTCTACTTTTATTATTCAGTCAATTTATTTTTGGTAATACAGACAATATTGACACGCTTACTGTGAGTGAGTTTGAACTGGTTGATTACAAAATACCCAAGCAATACAAAAAAACAACATTCGATAGTATTTCTATTCAAGAAAGCACCAATTTATCGGACTTGATTCAGCAACACTCCTCTGTTTTTATTAAAGATTACGGACCAAGTTCTTTATCGTCTATTTCCTTTCGTGGAACAGGAGCATCACACACTCAAGTGCAATGGAATGGTATTTTATTAAACTCACCAATGTTGGGTCAGGTTGATTTTTCGTTGTACCCCACCATATTTTTTAGCGGAGCAGAATTACACCATGGTGCAGCAGCCATGATGGATAGAAATGGTGCTTTGGGCGGTAGTGTACTACTAAAAAATGATAAAAACTTTGACGGTAAAGATGCTGTACTGTTAAAACAAAGTATTGGTAGTTTTAATACCTACAGAACAGAAGCATCGGTTAGTTTTCATCAAAAAAAATGGTTGCTCGAAACCCAATTGTTTTACGCCAATGCTAAAAATGATTTTGAATTTAAAAACATCACCAAAAAAAACAACCCCGTTGAGCATCAAAAAAATGCGGAATTACTACAATATGGTATTCAGCAAGGTATTTACAAACAAACTAAAAACGGAAGTTTTGGTGGTAGAATTTGGTTGTTTGATAGCAACAGAAATCTAGCTCCTGCCATCACAAAAGATTCTGTTAGCGAAAACCAAAAAGACCTCTCTATTCGAGCAATTTTAGAATACAAAAAAACACGAAACAATTGGAATCATCAAATTAGTTCGGGGTTAATAAAAGACCGATTAATTTACGAAGACATCAGTGCTAAAATATATTCAGAAAGCAATACTTATTTGTTTGATAATTTGATAAATACACAATATTACCTAAACAATAAAATCACCTTTTTAAACAGCATTAACTTAAGGTATGAAACGGCAGAATCTGCTGGTTATACAGCACTAAAAAACCGACTACAAAGCAGCTGGATGATTGGAGCAACGTATTCCTTAAAACGATTACAGCTAAATGCCTTTAACCGCTTTATTATACAAGCCAACGAGTTTAACCCAATAGCACCAAACATTGGTGGGAAATTCCAATTGTTTGCCAAAGAGCAGTTTTTTATCAAAGCCAATGCAGGAATAAATTATCGCTACCCAACCTTAAACGATTTGTACTGGAATCTAGGAGGAAATACAGACCTTAAACCTGAAGAAGCCCAAATGGTAGAAGCTGGTTTTACTTACACCAAACCTATAAACAATACCGAATTAAGTCTTGACGCCATTGTGTTCTACAACGATGTAAACAACTGGATTATTTGGCAGCCTACAACAGCTAATTTCTGGAGCCCAAGCAATTTAAAAGAAGTAGTAAACAAAGGTGTTGAAGCTACTTTTTCGAGTACCACAACACTAAAAAACTTTTCGTTAAAACAAAGTATAAATTATGCTTACACGGCTTCAACAAATATTAAATCAAACAACGAAAGCGATTTGTCCGTCAACAAACAGTTGATTTATGTACCCTTTCACAAATTCAACTACACGCTTTCGGCTAAATACAAAAACACCAGTATTTACTACAATTACAGCTATACAGGCATGCGTTTTATTACTCCTGATAACAACTGGTATTTGCCCGAAAACTTTTTGCACAATGTGAGCATAAGTCAAGCGTTTAAGCTTAAAAAATTTACCTTAACCAGTTCATTTAAAGCCAACAACCTTTTAAATCAAGACTACCAATCGATTGCTTACCGAGCCATGCCTGGTAGAAATTATTTATTTTCATTAGCCGTTTCGTTTTAA